The following are encoded together in the Asticcacaulis sp. genome:
- a CDS encoding transposase — MTLHQFPIGVDVSKATLDIFDSQTSRYFQIDNHTDAITAWLDGLDTQRLVVFEATSRVDQTLHTELERRQGAFVRVNPRDARDFAKASGRRAKTDRVDAAMLAHMAQALKPAPSQPRSTERVRLSLYLSRRRQMVEMRKQERTRRHQFCNDPWICQSLDHMLSILDQQIRSIEAVIRELIEANSDFRKASVCLQSAPGIGPVTAATLIADLPELGHRNRKQIASLTGLAPHPRDSGTFRGKRTIWGGRRHIRHLLFAAAVTASRSKADVKDRYQALTSRGKQKKCPLIAIARWMITALNAMIAKNSNWHTKEMAQIT; from the coding sequence ATGACCTTGCACCAATTTCCCATTGGCGTCGATGTTTCCAAAGCGACACTCGACATCTTCGACAGTCAAACTTCGCGTTACTTTCAGATCGATAACCACACTGATGCCATCACAGCCTGGCTGGATGGCCTCGACACCCAACGTCTTGTCGTGTTCGAAGCTACAAGCCGTGTTGACCAGACCCTGCACACAGAACTGGAGCGGCGTCAGGGTGCCTTTGTCCGCGTAAACCCCAGAGACGCCAGAGACTTTGCTAAAGCCTCAGGCCGACGCGCCAAGACAGACCGCGTTGATGCAGCCATGCTGGCCCATATGGCGCAGGCCCTAAAGCCGGCACCGTCACAACCTCGCTCGACCGAACGGGTTAGGCTCAGCCTGTATCTCAGCAGGCGCCGGCAGATGGTCGAAATGCGCAAGCAGGAACGTACCCGTAGACATCAGTTCTGCAATGATCCCTGGATATGCCAAAGCCTCGACCACATGCTCAGCATCCTTGATCAGCAAATCCGCAGCATTGAAGCCGTAATCCGCGAACTGATCGAGGCCAACTCTGACTTCCGCAAAGCCTCTGTCTGCCTGCAAAGTGCGCCAGGCATCGGACCGGTTACCGCAGCAACCCTGATCGCGGATTTGCCTGAGCTCGGACACAGAAACCGAAAACAGATCGCAAGCCTGACCGGACTGGCCCCTCATCCAAGGGATAGCGGAACATTCAGGGGAAAAAGAACCATCTGGGGCGGAAGGCGCCACATCCGCCACCTCCTCTTCGCCGCTGCCGTAACCGCAAGCCGATCAAAAGCCGACGTAAAAGACCGCTATCAGGCCCTCACAAGCAGAGGAAAACAAAAGAAGTGCCCCCTCATTGCCATTGCGAGGTGGATGATCACAGCACTCAACGCTATGATCGCTAAAAACTCAAACTGGCACACAAAAGAAATGGCGCAGATCACCTGA
- a CDS encoding IS5 family transposase (programmed frameshift), protein MSDLFWFSDEQWARIEPLLPKGRPGKPRVDDRRVLSGIVHALKSGGRWSDCPPAYGPKKTLYNRFVRWADQGVWEAIFHALAGQEALPDRLFLDATLVRAHRSAGGAKGGFLANGIGRTQIGRQSKIHALCDAYGRPWTLVVTPGNIPDVAVAQQCIGSLAPTGELVADKGYDANALREWLAERGTKAVIPPMRHRRIQFAYDKRVYKQRNVIERMFCRFKDWRRVAMRYDRKIETFIATITIAAIVNWWAK, encoded by the exons ATGTCTGATTTGTTTTGGTTTTCTGATGAGCAGTGGGCGCGGATCGAGCCTTTGCTACCCAAAGGACGTCCTGGAAAGCCGCGTGTGGACGACCGGCGGGTTTTATCCGGGATTGTTCATGCTTTGAAATCGGGTGGCCGCTGGAGTGATTGTCCGCCAGCCTATGGCCCGAAGAAGACGCTTTACAATCGCTTCGTGCGCTGGGCCGATCAGGGCGTGTGGGAGGCAATTTTCCATGCCCTGGCCGGTCAGGAAGCCTTGCCTGACCGATTGTTCCTCGACGCGACTCTGGTGCGAGCCCACCGCTCAGCCGGCGGTGCAAAAGGGGGCTT TTTGGCCAATGGTATCGGCCGTACCCAGATCGGACGCCAGAGCAAGATCCACGCTCTATGCGACGCATATGGCAGACCCTGGACGCTCGTCGTAACGCCTGGGAATATTCCCGATGTCGCCGTCGCTCAGCAGTGCATAGGTTCTCTGGCACCGACAGGTGAGTTGGTGGCGGACAAGGGATATGACGCCAACGCCCTGCGTGAATGGCTGGCGGAGCGTGGGACAAAGGCGGTCATCCCGCCTATGCGTCATCGCCGCATCCAGTTCGCCTATGACAAACGTGTCTACAAGCAACGTAACGTAATCGAGCGCATGTTCTGCCGCTTCAAAGATTGGAGGCGAGTGGCCATGCGGTACGACCGAAAGATTGAAACCTTCATCGCAACCATAACCATCGCAGCCATCGTCAACTGGTGGGCAAAATAA
- a CDS encoding argininosuccinate synthase, giving the protein MSASAEKPVKKVVLAYSGGLDTSIILKWLQTEYGAEVVTFTADLGQGGEIEPARAKALAAGVKPENIFIEDVREEFVKDYVFPMFRANTVYEGQYLLGTSIARPLIAKKQIEIARKTGADAVSHGATGKGNDQVRFELGYYGLEPDIRVIAPWREWDFKSREALLDFAEKHQIQIAKDKRGDAPFSVDANLLHSSSEGKVLEDPAVEAPEFVYQRTISPEAAPDTPTVFTMDFERGDPVAINGVALSPAALLTKLNELGHDNGVGRLDLVENRFVGMKSRGVYETPGGTILLAAHRGIESITLDRGAMHLKDELMPKYASLVYNGFWFSPEREMLQAAIDYSQSKVTGRVTIKLYKGNVTITGRESPYSLYDQDLVTFEEGKVAYDHRDAAGFIKLNALRLRVAAKRDQRGK; this is encoded by the coding sequence ATGTCCGCATCCGCTGAAAAGCCCGTCAAGAAAGTCGTCCTCGCCTATTCCGGCGGCCTGGATACCTCGATTATCCTGAAGTGGCTGCAAACCGAATATGGCGCCGAAGTGGTTACCTTCACCGCCGATCTGGGGCAGGGCGGCGAGATCGAACCCGCCCGCGCCAAGGCGCTCGCCGCCGGCGTGAAGCCGGAAAACATCTTCATCGAGGACGTGCGCGAAGAGTTCGTGAAGGATTATGTCTTCCCGATGTTCCGCGCCAACACGGTCTATGAAGGCCAGTACCTGCTCGGCACCTCCATCGCCCGTCCGCTGATCGCCAAGAAGCAGATCGAGATCGCCCGCAAGACCGGCGCGGATGCCGTTTCCCATGGCGCCACCGGCAAGGGTAATGATCAGGTCCGTTTCGAGCTGGGCTATTATGGCCTGGAGCCCGATATTCGCGTCATCGCCCCGTGGCGCGAATGGGATTTCAAGAGCCGCGAAGCTCTGCTCGACTTCGCTGAAAAGCATCAGATCCAGATCGCCAAGGACAAGCGCGGTGATGCGCCTTTCTCGGTCGACGCCAACCTGCTGCACTCGTCCTCCGAAGGCAAGGTGCTGGAAGATCCGGCCGTCGAAGCACCGGAATTCGTATATCAGCGCACCATTTCGCCGGAAGCCGCGCCCGACACCCCGACCGTCTTCACCATGGATTTCGAGCGCGGTGATCCGGTTGCCATCAATGGCGTGGCCCTGTCGCCGGCCGCCCTGCTGACCAAGCTGAACGAGTTGGGCCACGACAATGGCGTTGGCCGTCTCGATCTCGTCGAAAACCGCTTCGTCGGCATGAAGTCGCGCGGTGTATACGAAACCCCCGGCGGCACCATCCTTTTGGCAGCGCACCGCGGCATCGAGTCGATCACGCTCGATCGCGGCGCCATGCACCTGAAGGACGAGCTGATGCCGAAATATGCCTCTCTGGTCTATAACGGCTTCTGGTTCTCGCCGGAGCGCGAAATGCTGCAAGCCGCGATCGACTACTCGCAATCGAAGGTCACCGGTCGTGTTACGATCAAGCTCTACAAGGGCAATGTGACCATCACCGGCCGCGAAAGCCCCTATTCGCTGTACGACCAGGATTTGGTCACGTTCGAAGAGGGGAAGGTCGCTTACGATCACCGCGATGCGGCCGGCTTCATCAAGCTCAACGCCCTGCGCCTGCGTGTGGCGGCGAAGCGCGATCAGCGCGGCAAGTAA
- a CDS encoding potassium transporter Kup has translation MIGDTPPEPQASATGPETGAAAAADTAKTSTQSASDPSGEAEAVSSHGHGSEGFWALAVGSIGVVFGDIGTSPLYAMREALFHTREGTNAELAVKGVISLVFWALVMVVTVKYVLFLMKADNKGEGGTLALMALTQKALGKYSPTVFFLGICGAALFYGDGIITPAVSVLGAVEGLKDAPGLGGQVHHLIVPISAVILIALFMVQSKGTAKVAGLFGPITVVWFLCLGGLGLYHIFDQPGILVALMPQYGIEFLFANGFVGFVILGSVFLAVTGAEALYADMGHFGKKPIQSSWLFFVLPCLTLNYLGQGALTLADPSARENPFWRMVPEVAYWPVFILATMATVIASQAVITGAFSITQQGVQLGLLPRIDIKRTSETQAGQIFVPQINTMLMVGVLVLLFAFRSTDRLTSMYGIAVTGAMMVDTLLAYVFLRHVWKWKRWQAWALIAPVGLLDIVFFGSNLLKIPQGAWLPLLLASLLVLIMLTWATGTRTLTEKSRRDSVALLDLVDMLKKRPPHRVAGTAIFLTSDSDLAPVALMHNLKHNKILHEKNIILTVKTIGVPRVPEDKRVTIEIINDDFKKVTLNYGFMESPNLPRALGLCRKLGLKFDIMATSFFVGKRSVVPSANSGMPLWQDKLFIFLMKNATNPTEFFHIPPGRVVELGTQVTV, from the coding sequence ATGATCGGGGATACCCCTCCTGAACCCCAGGCATCAGCCACGGGACCGGAAACAGGTGCGGCCGCGGCCGCCGATACCGCCAAAACCAGCACACAATCCGCTTCGGATCCCAGCGGCGAAGCCGAAGCCGTGTCGAGCCATGGGCATGGCAGCGAAGGCTTCTGGGCGCTGGCGGTCGGTTCAATCGGCGTCGTCTTCGGCGATATCGGCACCAGCCCGCTCTATGCCATGCGCGAAGCCCTGTTCCATACCCGCGAAGGCACCAATGCCGAACTGGCGGTGAAAGGCGTGATCTCGCTCGTCTTCTGGGCCCTGGTCATGGTGGTGACGGTCAAGTACGTCCTGTTCCTGATGAAGGCCGACAACAAGGGCGAAGGCGGCACCCTGGCCCTGATGGCGCTGACGCAAAAGGCGCTTGGCAAGTATTCGCCGACCGTATTCTTCCTCGGCATCTGCGGTGCAGCGCTTTTCTATGGCGACGGCATTATCACCCCGGCCGTTTCGGTGCTGGGCGCCGTCGAAGGCCTGAAGGACGCGCCGGGGCTCGGTGGGCAGGTGCATCACCTGATCGTGCCGATATCGGCGGTTATTCTCATTGCCCTGTTCATGGTCCAATCCAAGGGTACGGCCAAGGTGGCTGGCCTGTTCGGCCCCATAACTGTCGTGTGGTTCCTGTGTCTCGGCGGCCTCGGCCTTTACCATATCTTCGACCAGCCGGGCATACTGGTGGCGCTCATGCCGCAGTACGGCATTGAGTTCCTGTTCGCCAACGGCTTTGTCGGCTTCGTGATCCTGGGCTCGGTCTTCCTGGCCGTCACCGGCGCCGAAGCGCTTTATGCTGACATGGGCCATTTCGGCAAAAAACCGATCCAGAGTTCCTGGCTGTTCTTCGTTCTGCCCTGCCTGACTTTGAACTATCTAGGCCAGGGGGCGCTGACCCTCGCCGACCCCTCGGCGCGGGAAAATCCGTTCTGGCGCATGGTGCCGGAAGTCGCCTACTGGCCGGTTTTCATTCTCGCTACCATGGCCACGGTCATCGCCTCGCAGGCCGTCATTACCGGTGCCTTCTCGATCACCCAACAGGGCGTCCAGCTCGGCCTTTTGCCACGCATCGATATCAAGCGCACCAGCGAAACCCAGGCCGGCCAGATCTTCGTGCCGCAGATCAATACCATGCTGATGGTCGGCGTTCTGGTGCTGCTGTTCGCCTTCCGCTCCACCGACCGTCTGACCTCGATGTACGGCATCGCCGTCACCGGCGCCATGATGGTCGATACCCTGCTGGCCTATGTCTTCCTGCGCCATGTCTGGAAATGGAAGCGCTGGCAGGCCTGGGCGCTGATCGCCCCGGTTGGCCTGCTCGATATTGTCTTCTTCGGCTCCAACCTGCTGAAAATCCCGCAGGGCGCCTGGTTGCCCCTGCTGCTGGCCAGCCTGCTGGTCCTGATCATGCTGACCTGGGCCACCGGCACCCGTACCCTGACCGAGAAATCGCGCCGCGACAGCGTGGCCCTGCTCGATCTCGTCGATATGCTGAAGAAGCGTCCGCCGCACCGGGTGGCCGGCACGGCCATCTTCCTGACCTCCGATTCTGACCTGGCGCCTGTGGCGCTGATGCACAATCTCAAGCACAACAAGATTTTGCATGAGAAGAATATCATCCTGACCGTCAAGACGATCGGCGTGCCGCGCGTGCCGGAAGACAAGCGCGTCACCATCGAGATCATCAATGACGATTTCAAGAAGGTGACGCTGAACTACGGTTTCATGGAAAGCCCAAACCTGCCGCGGGCGCTTGGCCTTTGCCGCAAGCTGGGCCTGAAGTTCGATATCATGGCCACCAGCTTCTTTGTCGGCAAGCGCTCGGTGGTGCCCTCGGCCAATTCCGGAATGCCGCTGTGGCAGGACAAGCTGTTCATCTTCCTGATGAAAAACGCCACCAATCCGACCGAATTCTTCCATATCCCGCCGGGCCGCGTGGTTGAACTGGGCACCCAGGTGACGGTGTAG
- a CDS encoding Rrf2 family transcriptional regulator produces MSDSQRFPVAAHTLAYLAHRNAYSREQAVSSSVLAASIPTNPVVIRRMTTQLAKAGLLATCSGVSGGAWLLKKPEQIRLDEVLKAVNGCAHLGSAPLGAEGCPVSQAIPKAVNEAMTAANIAAAQSLSTFTVADLLKHTAELPVEVPA; encoded by the coding sequence ATGTCTGATAGTCAAAGATTTCCCGTGGCCGCCCACACGCTGGCCTATCTGGCCCACCGTAACGCCTATTCCCGTGAACAGGCGGTGTCTTCGTCTGTGCTCGCCGCTTCCATCCCCACCAATCCGGTCGTTATCCGCCGCATGACCACACAACTGGCGAAGGCCGGCCTGCTGGCCACCTGTTCCGGCGTCTCCGGCGGGGCCTGGCTGTTGAAGAAGCCGGAACAGATCAGGCTCGATGAGGTGCTGAAAGCGGTTAATGGCTGCGCGCACCTGGGTTCCGCGCCGCTGGGCGCCGAAGGCTGCCCGGTCAGCCAGGCCATCCCCAAGGCCGTCAACGAAGCCATGACCGCCGCCAATATCGCCGCCGCGCAAAGCCTTTCCACCTTTACCGTGGCCGACTTGCTGAAACACACGGCCGAACTGCCGGTCGAAGTGCCGGCATAA
- a CDS encoding SDR family oxidoreductase: MSRRLVLITGASSGIGLAFARTYAAHGWDVAVTARRADRLEKLVEEIRLRFGVEAHALPADLADPATPEALQKSLLALGRTVDGLVNNAGYGQSGGFIATSLEQHQAFLRVMMLAPMELTHRVLPGMVEQKFGRIINVASLAGFLPASPGDPLYGPVKTFLTRFSQSLHLEMRDHGVHVSALCPGFTYTEFHDAVGASKLSKAIPEWAWMGADEVAREGYVAAEANRAACVPGAPNKAAAALLKVLPDDWTMEFTSGQLRKLQR; encoded by the coding sequence TTGTCACGCCGTCTTGTCCTGATTACGGGCGCCTCCTCCGGTATCGGCCTGGCTTTTGCCCGCACCTATGCGGCGCACGGCTGGGATGTAGCGGTCACGGCGCGGCGAGCCGACCGCCTGGAAAAGCTGGTCGAAGAAATTCGCCTGCGCTTCGGCGTCGAGGCCCACGCCCTGCCGGCCGATCTCGCTGATCCCGCCACACCGGAAGCCTTGCAAAAGAGCCTGCTGGCGCTTGGCCGCACGGTCGATGGCCTGGTCAATAATGCCGGGTACGGCCAGTCGGGCGGCTTTATCGCCACCTCCCTGGAACAGCACCAGGCTTTTCTGCGTGTGATGATGCTGGCGCCGATGGAACTGACCCATCGCGTCCTGCCGGGCATGGTCGAACAAAAATTCGGCCGTATCATCAATGTCGCCTCGCTCGCTGGATTCCTGCCAGCCTCGCCCGGTGATCCGCTCTATGGCCCGGTCAAGACCTTCCTGACGCGTTTCTCGCAGAGCCTGCATCTGGAGATGCGCGATCACGGCGTCCATGTCAGCGCGCTTTGCCCCGGCTTCACCTATACTGAATTCCATGACGCCGTGGGCGCATCCAAACTGAGCAAGGCGATTCCGGAATGGGCTTGGATGGGCGCCGACGAAGTGGCGCGCGAGGGCTATGTCGCCGCCGAGGCCAATCGCGCTGCCTGCGTGCCCGGCGCGCCCAACAAGGCCGCGGCCGCCCTGCTCAAGGTGTTGCCTGACGACTGGACAATGGAGTTCACCTCCGGGCAGTTGCGCAAATTGCAGCGCTGA
- a CDS encoding autorepressor SdpR family transcription factor: protein MSEVYKALADPTRRHILEMLRKSEMSAGQIAEQVHVSKPTLSGHLNVLKAAELVDVTRHGTTLIYRLNTSVLEEAIFALMSAFKIGAPADQADIKGAAHAAKK, encoded by the coding sequence ATGTCCGAAGTCTATAAGGCCCTGGCCGATCCGACCCGCCGCCATATCCTCGAAATGCTGCGGAAGTCCGAAATGTCTGCCGGACAGATCGCCGAGCAGGTCCATGTCTCCAAGCCAACCCTCTCCGGCCATCTCAATGTGCTCAAGGCGGCGGAACTGGTCGATGTGACGCGCCACGGCACCACCCTGATCTACCGGCTGAATACCTCAGTGCTCGAAGAGGCGATCTTTGCCCTGATGAGCGCTTTCAAAATCGGCGCGCCGGCAGATCAGGCTGATATAAAGGGAGCGGCACATGCGGCTAAGAAGTGA
- a CDS encoding SdpI family protein, which translates to MRLRSEQILSLSLWLGVVAFCLWARYQLPDAPIATHFGVDGQPNGYMPRDVALAFGPALMLGFGLLLWLLPALSPKGASLKRSQSAFDAAQLTIIAFLAVVHIVVVLKAMGVQMDIISILSLGTGFLFLIIGNLLPKTRFNYFMGVRTPWTLSDERVWDRTHRLAGPLFMLAGLAIILAACLLPQSWQINVLLTSTLGAAFIACTYSYLVAKTLR; encoded by the coding sequence ATGCGGCTAAGAAGTGAACAGATTTTGAGCCTGAGCCTGTGGCTGGGTGTGGTAGCCTTCTGTCTGTGGGCGCGATACCAGTTGCCAGATGCGCCCATCGCCACCCACTTCGGCGTGGACGGTCAGCCGAACGGTTACATGCCGCGTGATGTGGCCCTGGCGTTCGGCCCGGCCTTGATGCTGGGTTTCGGCCTGCTTCTTTGGCTATTGCCTGCGCTCTCGCCAAAAGGGGCGTCGCTGAAACGGTCCCAATCCGCTTTTGACGCCGCACAACTTACCATCATCGCCTTCCTGGCCGTCGTCCATATCGTCGTGGTCCTGAAAGCCATGGGTGTTCAGATGGATATCATTTCAATCCTGTCGCTCGGTACCGGTTTTCTGTTCCTGATTATCGGCAATCTGCTGCCCAAGACGCGTTTCAACTATTTCATGGGCGTACGCACACCCTGGACGCTTTCGGACGAGCGGGTCTGGGACAGGACGCATCGCCTGGCAGGGCCGCTGTTCATGCTGGCCGGCCTGGCGATTATACTGGCGGCGTGCCTGCTGCCGCAATCCTGGCAGATAAATGTCCTGCTGACCAGCACGCTCGGCGCGGCCTTCATCGCCTGCACCTATTCTTATCTTGTTGCAAAAACCCTGCGCTAA
- a CDS encoding ATP-binding protein: MAIASIAYTAAAGGLALALSTTWLALRNRTLFTKTRDLLAADLTARDTMLRELDSATSAFDEAFLAVEGDVVRLVWGEDTLRHCGEALGLKNLEGAIAPQVLQALGDTSPEAAESLKQLINEGTACRFEVFAETPPNKLSNTTPGLTLIVEGRASGATALAAPAIAGARASLASGPFAQMAERVPAPCWICARDGRIVWANAAWLRAAEATSLEDAVQKGLSFDRNADALVMEALEQHIRREGFRWLTVGGQRRAFEVIAEPLNEAYVCAYAIDVTEAEESREALKRHAKAHDETLDALEDAVAIFGPEKQLTFHNRAFEKLWDLEPAWLAERPTHGEWLDRLRQKRRLPETGDYSGFKTRELEFYGLTHTADDEMWSLPDGRSLRVVRQPHPLGGLLILFSDKTGELKLTARFNSLIQVQKSTLDQLNDAVSVYGSDGRLRLRNQAFDKFWNIQSDDMTAVMDFSQVAELCLPLVHDRSFWSELKARVTDTDPLARAPQLGEVKVSDGRLAQWRTQPLPDGATLVAFSDITATRQLETAIEARDEALNESVRLKRDFVANVSYELRTPLTTIVGYADLLQAQTNENPKQKAYLDSIQSAAQELARSIDDVLDMAQIDAGEMSIHREDVRLLDIVAEVGLRLSDAFKARGVGFDYSGVIESGLIRVDAKRLAQCLEHLLGNAIRNASSGGAVTLNAQKDGDNLVLEVAYSGRGIPYHVQAHIFDRYIGRERGGPGLGLALVKALVELHDGWITLESEPNEGASFKIHLPGQNEAGRSETGPKLELVEAVKTEAASHDDDAGGNSVVDVA, from the coding sequence ATGGCTATTGCCTCTATCGCCTATACCGCCGCCGCGGGCGGATTGGCTCTGGCCCTGTCCACGACGTGGCTGGCCCTGCGCAACCGTACCCTGTTCACCAAAACCCGTGACCTGCTCGCCGCCGACCTGACCGCCAGGGACACCATGCTCCGTGAGCTGGACTCGGCGACCTCGGCCTTTGATGAAGCCTTTCTGGCCGTAGAAGGCGATGTGGTGCGGCTGGTCTGGGGCGAAGATACCCTGCGCCATTGTGGCGAAGCTCTGGGTCTGAAAAACCTTGAGGGCGCCATCGCCCCGCAGGTTCTGCAGGCCCTGGGCGACACCTCGCCCGAAGCCGCTGAAAGCCTGAAGCAACTGATCAATGAAGGCACGGCCTGCCGTTTCGAGGTTTTCGCCGAAACCCCGCCCAACAAGCTCAGCAACACTACGCCCGGCCTGACCCTGATCGTCGAGGGCCGCGCATCGGGCGCCACCGCCCTGGCTGCGCCGGCCATCGCCGGCGCCCGCGCCTCGCTGGCCTCCGGACCGTTCGCCCAGATGGCCGAACGCGTGCCGGCGCCCTGCTGGATCTGTGCCCGTGACGGCCGCATCGTCTGGGCCAATGCTGCCTGGCTGCGCGCCGCCGAGGCCACCAGCCTGGAAGACGCCGTGCAGAAGGGCCTGTCGTTTGATCGCAATGCCGACGCCCTCGTCATGGAGGCGCTGGAGCAGCATATCCGCCGCGAAGGTTTCCGCTGGCTGACGGTCGGCGGCCAGAGGCGCGCCTTCGAGGTCATCGCCGAGCCGCTCAACGAAGCCTATGTCTGCGCCTACGCCATCGACGTCACCGAGGCCGAGGAAAGCCGCGAAGCCCTGAAACGTCACGCCAAGGCGCATGACGAAACGCTCGACGCCCTGGAAGACGCGGTCGCCATTTTCGGCCCGGAAAAGCAACTGACCTTTCACAATCGCGCCTTCGAGAAGCTATGGGATCTGGAGCCTGCCTGGCTGGCCGAACGCCCGACGCACGGCGAATGGCTCGACCGCCTGCGTCAGAAGCGCCGTCTGCCGGAAACCGGCGATTACAGCGGCTTCAAAACCCGCGAACTGGAATTTTACGGCCTGACCCATACGGCCGACGACGAGATGTGGAGCCTGCCCGATGGTCGCTCCCTGCGCGTCGTGCGCCAGCCGCATCCCCTCGGCGGCCTGCTGATCCTGTTTTCCGACAAAACCGGCGAACTGAAGCTGACCGCCCGGTTCAACAGCCTGATCCAGGTGCAGAAATCGACGCTCGACCAGCTCAACGACGCCGTGTCGGTCTATGGCAGCGACGGCCGCCTGCGCCTGCGCAACCAGGCGTTCGACAAGTTCTGGAATATCCAATCCGACGATATGACGGCAGTGATGGATTTCAGCCAGGTGGCCGAACTGTGCCTGCCTCTGGTGCATGATCGCAGCTTCTGGAGCGAACTCAAGGCCCGCGTCACCGATACCGATCCGTTGGCCCGCGCCCCGCAACTGGGCGAGGTCAAGGTCTCCGACGGCCGTCTGGCGCAGTGGCGCACCCAGCCCCTGCCCGATGGCGCCACCCTGGTCGCCTTTTCCGACATCACCGCCACGCGGCAACTGGAAACCGCCATCGAGGCGCGGGACGAGGCGCTGAATGAATCAGTACGGCTGAAACGCGATTTCGTCGCCAATGTATCGTACGAACTGCGCACGCCGCTGACCACCATCGTGGGTTATGCCGACCTGCTGCAGGCACAAACCAACGAAAATCCCAAGCAGAAAGCCTATCTCGACTCCATCCAGTCGGCGGCGCAGGAACTGGCGCGCTCGATCGACGATGTGCTCGACATGGCCCAGATCGACGCCGGCGAAATGTCGATCCACCGCGAGGATGTCCGCCTGCTCGATATTGTAGCCGAGGTGGGCCTGCGCCTCTCCGATGCCTTCAAGGCGCGTGGGGTGGGCTTCGACTACAGCGGCGTGATCGAATCCGGCCTGATCCGCGTCGATGCCAAAAGGCTGGCGCAGTGCCTGGAGCATCTGCTCGGCAATGCCATCCGCAATGCCAGCAGCGGCGGCGCGGTCACGCTGAACGCGCAGAAAGACGGCGATAATCTGGTGCTGGAAGTGGCCTATAGCGGCCGCGGCATCCCCTATCATGTTCAGGCCCATATCTTCGATCGCTATATCGGCCGCGAACGCGGCGGCCCCGGACTCGGACTCGCCCTCGTCAAGGCACTGGTTGAACTGCACGACGGCTGGATCACGCTGGAATCCGAGCCTAATGAAGGCGCCAGTTTCAAGATTCACCTGCCGGGACAGAATGAGGCTGGCCGTTCGGAAACGGGGCCGAAACTGGAACTGGTTGAAGCCGTCAAAACCGAGGCGGCCAGCCATGACGATGACGCCGGCGGCAATTCGGTGGTCGACGTCGCCTGA
- a CDS encoding HPP family protein: MTLSEGLKAFYPRSMPVKHTERLRSAIGGGIGIAFTAMISLLIARYLHLTPWLVAPLGASAVLVFAVPSSPLAQPWSVVGGNTVSAIAGLLACNLIPDPVIAASVAVGLAIGAMFTLRCIHPPGGAMALLVVLTHTQAPLFALFPAFTNSVLLVVMGLIYNFLTGKSYPHVAIPATSPRSGLLRIREEDLAAALAEHNEVLDIAPDDLARLLEISELRAWRRMAGRQTCADIMTAPVISVHFGTHLKDAWRLMESHDIKALPVVDRRRRIHGLLTRDDVLHQAALLDAENPENGLQRLITRSGQLHSEIPEVAGQLMREDYVSTGTDTLLDKMMPLFRQGDKRHVLVIDEERRLAGIISSSDMMRALFHAEN, from the coding sequence ATGACTCTTTCCGAAGGGCTGAAGGCTTTTTATCCCCGCTCGATGCCGGTAAAGCATACCGAGCGTCTGCGCAGCGCCATTGGCGGCGGCATCGGTATTGCCTTCACGGCGATGATCAGCCTGCTGATCGCCCGATACCTGCACCTGACGCCCTGGCTGGTGGCGCCGCTTGGTGCCAGCGCGGTGCTGGTCTTTGCCGTGCCGTCCAGCCCGCTGGCCCAGCCGTGGTCGGTGGTGGGCGGCAATACGGTTTCTGCCATAGCGGGCCTTCTGGCCTGCAACCTGATCCCCGATCCGGTCATCGCCGCCAGCGTGGCCGTTGGCCTGGCCATCGGCGCCATGTTCACCCTGCGCTGCATCCATCCGCCCGGCGGGGCCATGGCCTTGCTGGTGGTGCTGACCCATACCCAGGCGCCGCTATTCGCCCTGTTTCCCGCCTTTACCAATTCGGTTCTGCTGGTCGTCATGGGCCTGATCTACAACTTTCTGACCGGCAAGAGCTATCCGCATGTCGCCATTCCCGCCACCTCGCCGCGGTCCGGCCTGCTGCGCATCCGCGAGGAAGACCTGGCGGCGGCGCTGGCGGAGCATAACGAAGTCCTCGACATCGCGCCGGACGATCTGGCGCGCCTGCTCGAAATCAGCGAATTGCGCGCCTGGCGCCGCATGGCCGGCCGGCAGACCTGCGCCGATATCATGACCGCGCCGGTCATCAGCGTCCACTTCGGCACGCATTTGAAGGACGCGTGGCGGCTGATGGAAAGCCACGACATTAAGGCCCTGCCGGTGGTTGATCGCCGGCGCCGCATTCACGGCCTGCTGACGCGTGACGATGTCCTGCATCAGGCGGCGCTTCTCGACGCGGAAAATCCGGAAAACGGCCTGCAGCGCCTGATCACGCGCTCTGGCCAATTGCATTCGGAAATTCCGGAGGTCGCCGGGCAACTCATGCGAGAGGACTATGTCAGCACCGGCACGGATACCCTGCTCGATAAGATGATGCCGCTGTTCCGCCAGGGCGACAAACGCCATGTGCTGGTGATTGATGAAGAGCGCCGGCTGGCGGGGATCATCAGCAGTTCAGACATGATGCGCGCCCTGTTCCACGCAGAGAACTAG